A region from the Eptesicus fuscus isolate TK198812 chromosome 1, DD_ASM_mEF_20220401, whole genome shotgun sequence genome encodes:
- the GAB3 gene encoding GRB2-associated-binding protein 3 isoform X3, protein MSAGDAVCTGWLVKSPPERKLQRYAWRKRWFVLRRGRMSGNPDVLEYYRNKHSSKPIRVIDLSECAVWKHAGPGFVRKEFQNNFVFIVKTTSRTFYLVAKTEEEMQVWVHSISQVCNLGHLEDGAADSVESLTHTPSSLQPAPASFLHTAHAVSSPLPRDDPHSNTIATEETRSESELLFLPDYLILSNCESGRLHHASLPTRCDSWSNSDRSLEQTSFDDVFIDGLQPLPYINLVHPSAQRNGSQEAPPTRPQAALTWSRDINGPARDHFPSPLLETSLNPTLQVDKNQRSLPYGVKELDLVSNTPPPRPPKPIHLSERRQEEQLLWSGHGSIRKPECTAAPRRISLSGLDNVRTWKADVEGQSLRHRDKRLSLNLPSRFSPMYPTTSASAEDGYVPMGPHIAAACLRTQCSPDDYIPMSSGSIASPLPKLPADLEPPPVNRDLKPQRKPRPPPLDLRNLSTIREHACLTRTHTVPCNRTSFLSPGRNGINSARFFANSVSREEEESYIQMEEHRTGNSLSGGSVMWTKKFSLDYLALDFNSASPAPVQQKLLLSEEQRVDYVQVDEQKTQALQNTKQEWTDERQSKV, encoded by the exons gcctggcgcAAGCGCTGGTTCGTCCTCCGGCGGGGCCGCATGAGTGGCAACCCCGACGTCCTGGAGTATTACAGGAACAAGCACTCGAGCAAGCCCATCCGTGTGATAGACCTCAGCGAGTGTGCGGTGTGGAAGCATGCGGGCCCTGGCTTCGTGCGGAAGGAATTCCAGAATAACTTCGTGTTCATCGTGAAGACTACTTCTCGTACGTTCTATCTGGTGGCCAAGACCGAGGAAGAAATGCAGGTGTGGGTACACAGCATCAGCCAAGTCTGCAACCTCGGCCACCTGGAGGATGGTGCAG CAGATTCCGTGGAGAGCCTCACTCAcacgccctcctccctccagccagcccctgccAGCTTCCTTCACACCGCCCATGCTGTCAGCTCCCCCTTGCCAAGAGATGACCCACACTCTAATACCATAGCCACTGAGGAAACCAGAAGTGAGTCAGAGTTGCTCTTCCTTCCTGATTATCTGATTCTGTCCAACTGTGAGAGTGGAAGACTGCACCACGCCAG TTTACCCACCAGATGTGACAGCTGGTCGAACTCAGACCGTTCATTGGAACAGACTTCATTCGACGATGTTTTCATTGATGGCCTGCAGCCGCTGCCCTACATTAACCTGGTCCACCCCTCAGCCCAGAGGAATGGGTCTCAGGAGGCACCTCCCACAAGGCCTCAGGCTGCCCTGACCTGGAGCAGAGATATCAATGGGCCAGCCAGGGACCACTTTCCCTCACCATTGCTGGAAACTTCCTTAAATCCCACCCTTCAGGTAGACAAGAACCAACGCTCCTTACCCTACGGGGTAAAAGAACTAGACCTTGTGTCCAACACGCCACCTCCCCGCCCGCCTAAGCCAATTCATCTCTCTGAACGGCGCCAAGAGGAGCAGCTGCTGTGGAGTGGGCACGGCAGCATCAGAAAGCCAGAATGCACTGCGGCACCAAGAAGGATCTCCCTCTCTGGTTTAGATAACGTGAGAACCTGGAAAG CTGATGTAGAAGGCCAATCCTTAAGACACCGAGACAAGCGGCTGAGTTTAAATTTG CCGAGCAGGTTCTCCCCAATGTACCCCACGACATCAGCCAGTGCCGAGGACGGCTACGTGCCCATGGGCCCCCACATCGCCGCTGCTTGTCTCCGAACCCAGTGCAGCCCTGACGACTACATCCCCATGAGCTCAGGAAGCATCGCGAGCCCACTGCCCAAGCTACCTGCGGACCTGGAACCTCCTCCAGTGAACAGAGATCTCAAGCCTCAGAGGAAAC CACGGCCACCTCCGCTAGACCTGAGAAACCTCTCTACCATCCGGGAACATGCCTGTCTAACCAGGACCCACACTGTGCCTTG CAATCGGACCAGCTTTCTCTCTCCAGGAAGAAACGGTATTAATTCTGCAAGATTTTTTGCCAATTCTGTTtccagagaagaggaagaaagctACATCCAGATG GAGGAACACCGAACAGGCAACTCCCTGAGCGGTGGTTCTGTGATGTGGACAAAGAAATTCAGCCTGGATTACTTAGCCCTGGACTTCAATTCAGCGTCACCAGCTCCTGTACAGCAG AAACTTCTCCTTTCAGAAGAGCAGAGAGTAGACTATGTCCAGGTGGACGAGCAGAAGACGCAAGCTCTCCAGAACACAAAGCAGGAGTGGACCGACGAGAGGCAATCGAAAGTGTAA
- the GAB3 gene encoding GRB2-associated-binding protein 3 isoform X2, whose product MSAGDAVCTGWLVKSPPERKLQRYAWRKRWFVLRRGRMSGNPDVLEYYRNKHSSKPIRVIDLSECAVWKHAGPGFVRKEFQNNFVFIVKTTSRTFYLVAKTEEEMQVWVHSISQVCNLGHLEDGAADSVESLTHTPSSLQPAPASFLHTAHAVSSPLPRDDPHSNTIATEETRSESELLFLPDYLILSNCESGRLHHASLPTRCDSWSNSDRSLEQTSFDDVFIDGLQPLPYINLVHPSAQRNGSQEAPPTRPQAALTWSRDINGPARDHFPSPLLETSLNPTLQVDKNQRSLPYGVKELDLVSNTPPPRPPKPIHLSERRQEEQLLWSGHGSIRKPECTAAPRRISLSGLDNVRTWKADVEGQSLRHRDKRLSLNLPSRFSPMYPTTSASAEDGYVPMGPHIAAACLRTQCSPDDYIPMSSGSIASPLPKLPADLEPPPVNRDLKPQRKPRPPPLDLRNLSTIREHACLTRTHTVPCNRTSFLSPGRNGINSARFFANSVSREEEESYIQMKLLLSEEQRVDYVQVDEQKTQALQNTKQEWTDERQSKV is encoded by the exons gcctggcgcAAGCGCTGGTTCGTCCTCCGGCGGGGCCGCATGAGTGGCAACCCCGACGTCCTGGAGTATTACAGGAACAAGCACTCGAGCAAGCCCATCCGTGTGATAGACCTCAGCGAGTGTGCGGTGTGGAAGCATGCGGGCCCTGGCTTCGTGCGGAAGGAATTCCAGAATAACTTCGTGTTCATCGTGAAGACTACTTCTCGTACGTTCTATCTGGTGGCCAAGACCGAGGAAGAAATGCAGGTGTGGGTACACAGCATCAGCCAAGTCTGCAACCTCGGCCACCTGGAGGATGGTGCAG CAGATTCCGTGGAGAGCCTCACTCAcacgccctcctccctccagccagcccctgccAGCTTCCTTCACACCGCCCATGCTGTCAGCTCCCCCTTGCCAAGAGATGACCCACACTCTAATACCATAGCCACTGAGGAAACCAGAAGTGAGTCAGAGTTGCTCTTCCTTCCTGATTATCTGATTCTGTCCAACTGTGAGAGTGGAAGACTGCACCACGCCAG TTTACCCACCAGATGTGACAGCTGGTCGAACTCAGACCGTTCATTGGAACAGACTTCATTCGACGATGTTTTCATTGATGGCCTGCAGCCGCTGCCCTACATTAACCTGGTCCACCCCTCAGCCCAGAGGAATGGGTCTCAGGAGGCACCTCCCACAAGGCCTCAGGCTGCCCTGACCTGGAGCAGAGATATCAATGGGCCAGCCAGGGACCACTTTCCCTCACCATTGCTGGAAACTTCCTTAAATCCCACCCTTCAGGTAGACAAGAACCAACGCTCCTTACCCTACGGGGTAAAAGAACTAGACCTTGTGTCCAACACGCCACCTCCCCGCCCGCCTAAGCCAATTCATCTCTCTGAACGGCGCCAAGAGGAGCAGCTGCTGTGGAGTGGGCACGGCAGCATCAGAAAGCCAGAATGCACTGCGGCACCAAGAAGGATCTCCCTCTCTGGTTTAGATAACGTGAGAACCTGGAAAG CTGATGTAGAAGGCCAATCCTTAAGACACCGAGACAAGCGGCTGAGTTTAAATTTG CCGAGCAGGTTCTCCCCAATGTACCCCACGACATCAGCCAGTGCCGAGGACGGCTACGTGCCCATGGGCCCCCACATCGCCGCTGCTTGTCTCCGAACCCAGTGCAGCCCTGACGACTACATCCCCATGAGCTCAGGAAGCATCGCGAGCCCACTGCCCAAGCTACCTGCGGACCTGGAACCTCCTCCAGTGAACAGAGATCTCAAGCCTCAGAGGAAAC CACGGCCACCTCCGCTAGACCTGAGAAACCTCTCTACCATCCGGGAACATGCCTGTCTAACCAGGACCCACACTGTGCCTTG CAATCGGACCAGCTTTCTCTCTCCAGGAAGAAACGGTATTAATTCTGCAAGATTTTTTGCCAATTCTGTTtccagagaagaggaagaaagctACATCCAGATG AAACTTCTCCTTTCAGAAGAGCAGAGAGTAGACTATGTCCAGGTGGACGAGCAGAAGACGCAAGCTCTCCAGAACACAAAGCAGGAGTGGACCGACGAGAGGCAATCGAAAGTGTAA
- the GAB3 gene encoding GRB2-associated-binding protein 3 isoform X1, with protein sequence MSAGDAVCTGWLVKSPPERKLQRYAWRKRWFVLRRGRMSGNPDVLEYYRNKHSSKPIRVIDLSECAVWKHAGPGFVRKEFQNNFVFIVKTTSRTFYLVAKTEEEMQVWVHSISQVCNLGHLEDGADSVESLTHTPSSLQPAPASFLHTAHAVSSPLPRDDPHSNTIATEETRSESELLFLPDYLILSNCESGRLHHASLPTRCDSWSNSDRSLEQTSFDDVFIDGLQPLPYINLVHPSAQRNGSQEAPPTRPQAALTWSRDINGPARDHFPSPLLETSLNPTLQVDKNQRSLPYGVKELDLVSNTPPPRPPKPIHLSERRQEEQLLWSGHGSIRKPECTAAPRRISLSGLDNVRTWKADVEGQSLRHRDKRLSLNLPSRFSPMYPTTSASAEDGYVPMGPHIAAACLRTQCSPDDYIPMSSGSIASPLPKLPADLEPPPVNRDLKPQRKPRPPPLDLRNLSTIREHACLTRTHTVPCNRTSFLSPGRNGINSARFFANSVSREEEESYIQMEEHRTGNSLSGGSVMWTKKFSLDYLALDFNSASPAPVQQKLLLSEEQRVDYVQVDEQKTQALQNTKQEWTDERQSKV encoded by the exons gcctggcgcAAGCGCTGGTTCGTCCTCCGGCGGGGCCGCATGAGTGGCAACCCCGACGTCCTGGAGTATTACAGGAACAAGCACTCGAGCAAGCCCATCCGTGTGATAGACCTCAGCGAGTGTGCGGTGTGGAAGCATGCGGGCCCTGGCTTCGTGCGGAAGGAATTCCAGAATAACTTCGTGTTCATCGTGAAGACTACTTCTCGTACGTTCTATCTGGTGGCCAAGACCGAGGAAGAAATGCAGGTGTGGGTACACAGCATCAGCCAAGTCTGCAACCTCGGCCACCTGGAGGATGGTGCAG ATTCCGTGGAGAGCCTCACTCAcacgccctcctccctccagccagcccctgccAGCTTCCTTCACACCGCCCATGCTGTCAGCTCCCCCTTGCCAAGAGATGACCCACACTCTAATACCATAGCCACTGAGGAAACCAGAAGTGAGTCAGAGTTGCTCTTCCTTCCTGATTATCTGATTCTGTCCAACTGTGAGAGTGGAAGACTGCACCACGCCAG TTTACCCACCAGATGTGACAGCTGGTCGAACTCAGACCGTTCATTGGAACAGACTTCATTCGACGATGTTTTCATTGATGGCCTGCAGCCGCTGCCCTACATTAACCTGGTCCACCCCTCAGCCCAGAGGAATGGGTCTCAGGAGGCACCTCCCACAAGGCCTCAGGCTGCCCTGACCTGGAGCAGAGATATCAATGGGCCAGCCAGGGACCACTTTCCCTCACCATTGCTGGAAACTTCCTTAAATCCCACCCTTCAGGTAGACAAGAACCAACGCTCCTTACCCTACGGGGTAAAAGAACTAGACCTTGTGTCCAACACGCCACCTCCCCGCCCGCCTAAGCCAATTCATCTCTCTGAACGGCGCCAAGAGGAGCAGCTGCTGTGGAGTGGGCACGGCAGCATCAGAAAGCCAGAATGCACTGCGGCACCAAGAAGGATCTCCCTCTCTGGTTTAGATAACGTGAGAACCTGGAAAG CTGATGTAGAAGGCCAATCCTTAAGACACCGAGACAAGCGGCTGAGTTTAAATTTG CCGAGCAGGTTCTCCCCAATGTACCCCACGACATCAGCCAGTGCCGAGGACGGCTACGTGCCCATGGGCCCCCACATCGCCGCTGCTTGTCTCCGAACCCAGTGCAGCCCTGACGACTACATCCCCATGAGCTCAGGAAGCATCGCGAGCCCACTGCCCAAGCTACCTGCGGACCTGGAACCTCCTCCAGTGAACAGAGATCTCAAGCCTCAGAGGAAAC CACGGCCACCTCCGCTAGACCTGAGAAACCTCTCTACCATCCGGGAACATGCCTGTCTAACCAGGACCCACACTGTGCCTTG CAATCGGACCAGCTTTCTCTCTCCAGGAAGAAACGGTATTAATTCTGCAAGATTTTTTGCCAATTCTGTTtccagagaagaggaagaaagctACATCCAGATG GAGGAACACCGAACAGGCAACTCCCTGAGCGGTGGTTCTGTGATGTGGACAAAGAAATTCAGCCTGGATTACTTAGCCCTGGACTTCAATTCAGCGTCACCAGCTCCTGTACAGCAG AAACTTCTCCTTTCAGAAGAGCAGAGAGTAGACTATGTCCAGGTGGACGAGCAGAAGACGCAAGCTCTCCAGAACACAAAGCAGGAGTGGACCGACGAGAGGCAATCGAAAGTGTAA